The Cydia splendana chromosome Z, ilCydSple1.2, whole genome shotgun sequence genome window below encodes:
- the LOC134804406 gene encoding breast cancer anti-estrogen resistance protein 3 homolog isoform X2 has protein sequence MTTSGLLEWEFSLPSDQIISHGWYHGALSRAAAESLLQQDREFLVRDSSSQPDNYVLSCRSNGQHLHFVIQRIVVHPETVYERYQYQFEDEAYDTVADLITSYVGSGKPISAASGARIQYPANRIVPLTNYIPNDDANSVVSPVGDGSGYGNPYSLYSHFASKPGMQLRAPFKKQRSHSLTPIDMSQHANQAKSASADGVIQSQTMKHVKNFPSESNSCSGTWDVNLPISPPAKPARYDGPKSDDRRLELQRLYHVSGSDSGNGSGDSTQSSAHSDPNKSRMDSDYNVVTPTIKQQFDYELTEARLLQSENLDYTVDSRINLENFQSQIILSGLSKPLESETLHTIKLLLRTSGPRILANHMTKVDLHFLLDDAIQIEGLEKTASGLELCFLPQGRSLRLDVIERIETFRLLIAVTILTCQTDRQRADTINDWILLAVETKTALGNLYGFSAIMFGLCMPQVECLENAWNILRRVYTDNAFMFEAKLRPCFKSMNEGTNPLPPNTTTPHILPAVLCFHLFDGEGGGLMQPDESFPTSLMNILAFDFNATAAHLESARYFPDQVDMFKRNARTVVQEMSSLGPTLDPTLLELFKTEFHINFLWGERGALTTPNQRFARLTDILTAMANKLANQPPEFEGDV, from the exons ATGACAACATCAGGGCTCCTCGAGTGGGAGTTCTCGTTGCCGTCGGACCAGATAATATCGCACGGGTGGTACCACGGCGCGCTGAGCCGAGCGGCGGCCGAGAGCCTGCTGCAGCAGGACCGCGAGTTCCTGGTGCGCGACTCCTCGTCGCAGCCCGACAACTACGTGCTCAGCTGCCGCTCCAACGGTCAGCATTTACACTTCGTCATCCAACGG ATTGTTGTACACCCAGAAACTGTGTACGAGAGATACCAATACCAATTTGAAGACGAAGCATATGATACCGTTGCTGATTTGATTACGTCTTACGTGGGTTCTGGAAAGCCTATATCTGCAGCGTCAGGCGCGAGGATACAGTACCCGGCTAACAGAATTGTACCTTTGACTAACTATATACCTAATGATGACGCCAACTCAGTTGTGTCCCCTGTGGGTGACGGATCCGGCTATGGAAACCCGTACAGCCTATACAGCCATTTCGCTTCCAAACCTGGTATGCAATTACGTGCACCTTTCAAAAAGCAACGTTCCCATTCGCTGACGCCTATTGACATGAGTCAGCATGCGAATCAAGCGAAGAGCGCCAGTGCAGATGGGGTAATTCAAAGTCAAACAATGAAACATGTCAAAAATTTCCCGAGTGAATCCAATTCCTGTTCAGGCACCTGGGATGTGAATCTCCCTATCAGCCCTCCAGCCAAACCGGCTAGATACGATGGTCCCAAATCGGACGATAGACGATTGGAATTACAAAGACTGTACCACGTGTCAGGATCAGACTCGGGAAATGGCTCCGGGGACTCGACTCAAAGCTCAGCCCATAGCGATCCGAACAAGTCGAGGATGGACTCGGATTACAATGTAGTAACTCCAACAATAAAACAGCAGTTCGACTACGAGCTGACGGAAGCACGGCTGTTGCAATCCGAGAATTTAGACTATACCGTGGATTCCCGAATTAACCTTGAGAATTTCCAGTCACAAATAATATTATCAGGGCTCTCAAAACCGCTGGAATCTGAGACTTTGCACACAATCAAGCTCTTATTACGAACGTCAGGGCCTCGCATACTGGCGAATCATATGACAAAAGTGGACCTACACTTTTTGCTCGATGATGCGATACAGATCGAGGGTCTAGAGAAAACGGCATCTGGCTTAGAATTATGTTTTCTACCTCAAGGAAGATCATTGCGTTTGGATGTTATTGAAAG AATTGAAACCTTTCGGCTTCTGATAGCAGTGACGATATTGACTTGCCAAACGGACAGGCAAAGAGCCGATACTATCAACGATTGGATACTTCTCGCCGTCGAAACAAAAACTGCACTCGGGAATCTTTACGGATTTTCGGCCATAATGTTCGGACTGTGTATGCCGCAG GTGGAGTGCTTAGAAAACGCATGGAATATTTTACGGCGTGTTTACACAGACAATGCCTTCATGTTCGAAGCAAAGCTGCGTCCttgttttaaaagtatgaaCGAGGGCACAAACCCTCTGCCACCGAACACGACCACTCCGCACATTCTGCCGGCGGTGCTATGTTTTCATTTATTCG ATGGTGAGGGAGGCGGCCTGATGCAACCAGACGAGTCATTTCCGACGAGTCTTATGAACATCCTCGCTTTCGACTTCAACGCGACTGCAGCGCACCTAGAGTCCGCGCGCTACTTTCCGGACCAAGTGGACATGTTCAAGAGGAACGCTAGGACCGTGGTGCAGGAGATGTCTTCCCTGGGGCCCACCTTGGATCCCACCCTACTAGAATTGTTCAAAACTGAATTCCACATTAATTTTCTTTGGGGCGAACGCGGGGCATTAACTACTCCTAACCAGAGGTTTGCGCGGTTAACAGATATATTAACGGCGATGGCTAATAAACTAGCTAACCAGCCGCCAGAGTTTGAAGGGGATGTATAA
- the LOC134804406 gene encoding breast cancer anti-estrogen resistance protein 3 homolog isoform X1, whose amino-acid sequence MTTSGLLEWEFSLPSDQIISHGWYHGALSRAAAESLLQQDREFLVRDSSSQPDNYVLSCRSNGQHLHFVIQRIVVHPETVYERYQYQFEDEAYDTVADLITSYVGSGKPISAASGARIQYPANRIVPLTNYIPNDDANSVVSPVGDGSGYGNPYSLYSHFASKPGMQLRAPFKKQRSHSLTPIDMSQHANQAKSASADGVIQSQTMKHVKNFPSESNSCSGTWDVNLPISPPAKPARYDGPKSDDRRLELQRLYHVSGSDSGNGSGDSTQSSAHSDPNKSRMDSDYNVVTPTIKQQFDYELTEARLLQSENLDYTVDSRINLENFQSQIILSGLSKPLESETLHTIKLLLRTSGPRILANHMTKVDLHFLLDDAIQIEGLEKTASGLELCFLPQGRSLRLDVIERIETFRLLIAVTILTCQTDRQRADTINDWILLAVETKTALGNLYGFSAIMFGLCMPQVECLENAWNILRRVYTDNAFMFEAKLRPCFKSMNEGTNPLPPNTTTPHILPAVLCFHLFGKNNIRININIQPVLMLEAKTYTALLTDGEGGGLMQPDESFPTSLMNILAFDFNATAAHLESARYFPDQVDMFKRNARTVVQEMSSLGPTLDPTLLELFKTEFHINFLWGERGALTTPNQRFARLTDILTAMANKLANQPPEFEGDV is encoded by the exons ATGACAACATCAGGGCTCCTCGAGTGGGAGTTCTCGTTGCCGTCGGACCAGATAATATCGCACGGGTGGTACCACGGCGCGCTGAGCCGAGCGGCGGCCGAGAGCCTGCTGCAGCAGGACCGCGAGTTCCTGGTGCGCGACTCCTCGTCGCAGCCCGACAACTACGTGCTCAGCTGCCGCTCCAACGGTCAGCATTTACACTTCGTCATCCAACGG ATTGTTGTACACCCAGAAACTGTGTACGAGAGATACCAATACCAATTTGAAGACGAAGCATATGATACCGTTGCTGATTTGATTACGTCTTACGTGGGTTCTGGAAAGCCTATATCTGCAGCGTCAGGCGCGAGGATACAGTACCCGGCTAACAGAATTGTACCTTTGACTAACTATATACCTAATGATGACGCCAACTCAGTTGTGTCCCCTGTGGGTGACGGATCCGGCTATGGAAACCCGTACAGCCTATACAGCCATTTCGCTTCCAAACCTGGTATGCAATTACGTGCACCTTTCAAAAAGCAACGTTCCCATTCGCTGACGCCTATTGACATGAGTCAGCATGCGAATCAAGCGAAGAGCGCCAGTGCAGATGGGGTAATTCAAAGTCAAACAATGAAACATGTCAAAAATTTCCCGAGTGAATCCAATTCCTGTTCAGGCACCTGGGATGTGAATCTCCCTATCAGCCCTCCAGCCAAACCGGCTAGATACGATGGTCCCAAATCGGACGATAGACGATTGGAATTACAAAGACTGTACCACGTGTCAGGATCAGACTCGGGAAATGGCTCCGGGGACTCGACTCAAAGCTCAGCCCATAGCGATCCGAACAAGTCGAGGATGGACTCGGATTACAATGTAGTAACTCCAACAATAAAACAGCAGTTCGACTACGAGCTGACGGAAGCACGGCTGTTGCAATCCGAGAATTTAGACTATACCGTGGATTCCCGAATTAACCTTGAGAATTTCCAGTCACAAATAATATTATCAGGGCTCTCAAAACCGCTGGAATCTGAGACTTTGCACACAATCAAGCTCTTATTACGAACGTCAGGGCCTCGCATACTGGCGAATCATATGACAAAAGTGGACCTACACTTTTTGCTCGATGATGCGATACAGATCGAGGGTCTAGAGAAAACGGCATCTGGCTTAGAATTATGTTTTCTACCTCAAGGAAGATCATTGCGTTTGGATGTTATTGAAAG AATTGAAACCTTTCGGCTTCTGATAGCAGTGACGATATTGACTTGCCAAACGGACAGGCAAAGAGCCGATACTATCAACGATTGGATACTTCTCGCCGTCGAAACAAAAACTGCACTCGGGAATCTTTACGGATTTTCGGCCATAATGTTCGGACTGTGTATGCCGCAG GTGGAGTGCTTAGAAAACGCATGGAATATTTTACGGCGTGTTTACACAGACAATGCCTTCATGTTCGAAGCAAAGCTGCGTCCttgttttaaaagtatgaaCGAGGGCACAAACCCTCTGCCACCGAACACGACCACTCCGCACATTCTGCCGGCGGTGCTATGTTTTCATTTATTCGGTAAGAATAACATTAGAATCAATATCAATATTCAACCCGTGCTTATGCTTGAAGCGAAGACTTACACAGCTTTGCTTACAGATGGTGAGGGAGGCGGCCTGATGCAACCAGACGAGTCATTTCCGACGAGTCTTATGAACATCCTCGCTTTCGACTTCAACGCGACTGCAGCGCACCTAGAGTCCGCGCGCTACTTTCCGGACCAAGTGGACATGTTCAAGAGGAACGCTAGGACCGTGGTGCAGGAGATGTCTTCCCTGGGGCCCACCTTGGATCCCACCCTACTAGAATTGTTCAAAACTGAATTCCACATTAATTTTCTTTGGGGCGAACGCGGGGCATTAACTACTCCTAACCAGAGGTTTGCGCGGTTAACAGATATATTAACGGCGATGGCTAATAAACTAGCTAACCAGCCGCCAGAGTTTGAAGGGGATGTATAA